From the Jatrophihabitans endophyticus genome, one window contains:
- a CDS encoding alkene reductase, translating to MTSLFEPVEIGKLTLANRVVMAPLTRNRAGEGQVPQRIAAEYYGQRAGVGLIVSEGTQPSAVGQGYLNTPGIFSDEQREGWRAVADAVHERGGRIVVQLMHAGRIGHPDNKPTPDVVAPSAIAAPGTIVTAEGPRDHPTPRALGTDEIADVVGEFVHAARQAVDAGLDGVEIHAANGYLVHQFLAPSSNTRTDGYGGTPANRARFAIEVVTAVAEAIGPERVGIRISPSHNIQGALEEDAAATGETYRTLVDGIAPLHIAYLSYLADPRSELIRDLRARFGGPVIANDGFGTVTSRESAQAVLDEDLADLVAVGRPVLANPDLVERWRHGAPLNEPDAGTFYGGGARGYTDYPALDA from the coding sequence ATGACCAGCCTTTTCGAGCCCGTCGAGATCGGCAAGCTGACGCTCGCCAACCGCGTCGTCATGGCGCCGCTGACCCGCAACCGCGCCGGCGAGGGCCAGGTGCCGCAGCGGATCGCGGCCGAGTACTACGGCCAGCGCGCCGGGGTCGGCCTGATCGTCAGCGAGGGCACGCAGCCGAGCGCCGTCGGCCAGGGCTACCTGAACACGCCCGGCATCTTCAGCGACGAGCAGCGCGAGGGCTGGCGCGCCGTCGCCGACGCGGTGCACGAGCGCGGCGGGCGCATCGTCGTCCAGCTCATGCACGCCGGACGCATCGGCCACCCCGACAACAAGCCGACGCCCGACGTCGTCGCGCCGAGCGCCATCGCCGCGCCGGGCACGATCGTCACCGCCGAGGGCCCGCGCGACCACCCGACGCCCCGCGCGCTCGGGACCGACGAGATCGCCGACGTCGTCGGCGAGTTCGTCCACGCGGCCCGTCAGGCGGTCGACGCGGGCCTGGACGGCGTCGAGATCCACGCCGCGAACGGCTACCTCGTGCACCAGTTCCTGGCACCGTCGTCCAACACCCGCACCGACGGCTACGGCGGCACGCCGGCCAACCGGGCACGCTTCGCGATCGAGGTCGTCACCGCGGTCGCCGAGGCCATCGGCCCGGAGCGCGTCGGCATCCGGATCTCGCCGTCGCACAACATCCAGGGTGCGCTCGAGGAGGACGCGGCCGCGACCGGCGAGACCTACCGCACCCTCGTCGACGGCATCGCGCCGCTGCACATCGCCTACCTGTCCTACCTCGCCGACCCGCGTAGCGAGCTCATCCGCGACCTGCGGGCCCGCTTCGGCGGCCCGGTGATCGCAAACGACGGCTTCGGCACCGTCACCAGCCGCGAGTCGGCCCAGGCCGTGCTCGACGAGGACCTCGCCGATCTCGTGGCCGTCGGGCGACCGGTCCTGGCCAACCCCGACCTCGTCGAACGGTGGCGCCACGGCGCCCCGCTGAACGAGCCGGACGCCGGCACCTTCTACGGCGGCGGCGCCCGCGGTTACACCGACTACCCCGCCCTGGACGCCTGA
- the otsB gene encoding trehalose-phosphatase, whose protein sequence is MNTALPDDPAALLAALRPHVAHALVTTDFDGTLAPLQVDPEDSRAVPGTIEALTALTRRGATVAVVTGRDARTVVRLGGLDAVPGIVVAGVYGAETWCAGELLTPDTPAAVEALRDRLPATLADVPADPAVWVEDKRLSLVVHARKADDPVAALAAIREPVTALGEELGFEVHPGSGVLELRLPGFDKAGAIERLVADRPPSAVLYLGDDLGDLPAFAEIVRLRERGVPAWSVAVEASAVPEAVAAADVRVPDADAAVALLTALAQD, encoded by the coding sequence GTGAACACTGCCCTGCCCGACGATCCCGCCGCGCTGCTCGCCGCCCTGCGTCCGCACGTCGCGCACGCCCTTGTCACGACCGACTTCGACGGCACGCTCGCGCCGCTGCAGGTGGACCCCGAGGACTCGCGCGCGGTGCCCGGCACGATCGAGGCCCTGACGGCGCTCACCCGGCGCGGGGCGACGGTCGCCGTCGTCACCGGCCGCGACGCGCGCACCGTCGTCCGGCTGGGTGGCCTGGACGCCGTGCCCGGCATCGTCGTCGCGGGCGTCTACGGCGCGGAGACGTGGTGCGCGGGCGAGCTGCTGACGCCGGACACGCCGGCCGCCGTCGAGGCGCTGCGCGACCGGCTGCCCGCCACGCTCGCCGACGTCCCGGCCGACCCCGCCGTGTGGGTCGAGGACAAGCGGCTCTCGCTCGTGGTGCACGCCCGCAAGGCCGACGACCCCGTCGCGGCGCTCGCGGCGATCCGCGAGCCGGTGACGGCGCTGGGCGAGGAGCTCGGCTTCGAGGTCCACCCCGGCAGCGGCGTGCTCGAGCTGCGACTGCCCGGCTTCGACAAGGCCGGCGCGATCGAGCGGCTCGTCGCGGATCGCCCGCCGTCGGCCGTCCTCTACCTCGGCGACGACCTCGGCGACCTGCCCGCGTTCGCCGAGATCGTGCGGCTGCGCGAGCGGGGCGTGCCGGCGTGGAGCGTCGCGGTCGAGGCCTCCGCCGTCCCCGAGGCCGTGGCCGCCGCGGACGTCCGCGTGCCCGACGCCGACGCGGCCGTCGCGCTGCTGACCGCGCTCGCGCAGGACTGA